The nucleotide sequence TTCATGATCCTCTAGCAACTGAGATACCATACCAGTTGCCGTAGGAACATTACCTGGATGCTCTTTGAGAGAACAGATTTTGAGAAATCCCTCCATTGTTCCCACGGGATACCCGCCTAATGTTCTGATCCGTTCAGCAATAATATCGACATTGATCGTGAGAGTTTCATAATGCTTCTGCCATAGCTTATGCAAGGTCATGAATTGCGGCCCCACAACATCCCAATGATATTTCTTGGTTTTGACTAGCAGCAGATAGGTATCTGCCAAATCTTGGTTGAGTAGATTAATCACACCTTGACGCTGTTTATCGGTAAGTCCAATATTGATTTTCCGCATGGATAAATTTCCTTAATTGAAGTAGTGGTCATACTCTCTTGCGTAACCGCTCATGCTTCCTTAGGATCAATGAGTTCCTGACTCTGCCGAGTAGTTTCTCCTTGATGAGAAATGAACGGTTACGGCAACTGGAATTTGATTTATGGCTTCACGAGCACCCAGCCCATGATTACTCAGTAGACTCAGTTTGACCGCTAGAAAGGAGGCTGCAAATAGGGCAATACTGACACTCACGAGTAGTCCCAGCCCAACTTTAGTTTCAATGCCGCGAACGCTATCACCTAGGCTTTCTGAGTCGCTATCGTCAGAAGGGCTATCAGGGCTAGCCAGTACTGCGATCGCCAGGTTGGCAAACAGC is from Neosynechococcus sphagnicola sy1 and encodes:
- a CDS encoding Dps family protein; protein product: MRKINIGLTDKQRQGVINLLNQDLADTYLLLVKTKKYHWDVVGPQFMTLHKLWQKHYETLTINVDIIAERIRTLGGYPVGTMEGFLKICSLKEHPGNVPTATGMVSQLLEDHEQVVRNLREHVEQCSNEFEDCGTADFLTGLMEQHEQTAWMLRSFIEGEAVEADGLKPELEKKMVGI